The following are encoded in a window of Rhizobium sp. 11515TR genomic DNA:
- the hutC gene encoding histidine utilization repressor, producing MTTSKEATLHQRILSDIEGRIVSGAWPPGHRIPFEMDLAEQYDCSRMTVNKVLTQLARAGLIERRKRSGSFVTHPQAQSAVLEIHDIKSEVLSLNLPYSHRLIKLAERRGRSEDARRLQFVGSIPVIEITCIHYAGPRPFCLENRVINLDAVPEAATADFETLPPGPWLLNQVPWSTAEHQIRAISAEGDAAANLDIQKGTACLVVERRTWSAAGPITHVRLTYPGDRHSLVARFTPAS from the coding sequence ATGACCACGAGCAAAGAGGCGACCCTCCATCAGCGCATCCTCAGCGATATCGAGGGCCGGATTGTCTCCGGCGCCTGGCCTCCAGGGCATCGCATTCCGTTCGAGATGGACCTGGCGGAGCAGTATGACTGCTCGCGCATGACGGTGAACAAGGTGCTGACCCAGCTTGCGCGCGCCGGCCTGATCGAGCGGCGAAAGCGCTCGGGCAGTTTCGTCACGCATCCGCAGGCGCAATCCGCCGTACTTGAGATTCACGACATCAAGTCCGAGGTCCTGTCGCTCAACCTGCCCTATTCGCACAGGCTGATAAAGCTTGCCGAACGGCGTGGACGGTCGGAGGACGCGCGCAGGCTGCAGTTCGTCGGCTCCATCCCCGTGATAGAGATCACCTGCATCCACTACGCCGGTCCGCGCCCCTTCTGCCTGGAAAATCGCGTCATCAATCTCGACGCGGTGCCGGAAGCAGCGACGGCAGATTTCGAGACATTGCCGCCGGGCCCTTGGCTGCTCAACCAGGTGCCATGGAGTACCGCCGAACATCAGATCCGCGCAATATCGGCCGAAGGCGACGCCGCCGCCAACCTCGATATCCAGAAAGGGACGGCATGCCTCGTCGTCGAGCGGCGCACCTGGAGCGCCGCCGGCCCGATAACCCATGTCCGCCTCACCTATCCCGGTGATCGCCACAGCCTCGTGGCACGCTTTACACCGGCGAGCTGA
- a CDS encoding formimidoylglutamate deiminase — MTRLHARAALLGDGWHENVRLTLEDGRIAEIATDVAPEAGDDRQRVLVPAMPNLHSHAFQRAMAGLAEVRGPANDSFWSWRTVMYKLALSMTPDHVEAVAAQLYMEMLEAGFSRVGEFHYLHHDKDGSHYANIAELAERIGAASTETGIALTLLPVFYAHSGFGAAAPIEGQRRFINSIESFEALMAGCRTVTSRLPGAELGIAPHSLRAVTPEELARLVPIAGDGPIHIHVAEQVKEVEDCIAWLGARPVQWLLDNAPVNERWCLIHATHMTEDETRRMARSGAVAGLCPITEANLGDGVFAAPLFLEEDGRYGIGSDSNILISVPEELRQLEYSQRLALRARNVIAETGGSTARMLFDGALAGGGAALKAPAGLVVGNHADIVSLDVSAVPYVSGDRLLDHWTFAGGVKVDGVWALGHKQVEGGHHIKREAISARFRKAMAELID; from the coding sequence ATGACGAGACTTCATGCACGCGCCGCACTGCTTGGCGACGGATGGCACGAGAATGTGCGATTGACCCTCGAAGACGGCCGCATCGCCGAGATCGCGACGGATGTTGCGCCCGAAGCCGGTGACGACAGGCAGCGTGTTCTCGTGCCTGCCATGCCGAACCTGCACAGCCACGCTTTCCAACGCGCCATGGCTGGCCTTGCCGAAGTCCGCGGCCCGGCCAACGACAGCTTCTGGAGCTGGCGTACCGTCATGTACAAATTGGCCCTGTCGATGACCCCGGATCACGTCGAGGCCGTCGCCGCGCAGCTCTATATGGAGATGCTGGAAGCCGGCTTCTCCCGCGTCGGCGAATTCCACTATCTGCACCATGACAAGGACGGCAGCCATTATGCCAACATCGCCGAGCTGGCCGAGCGCATCGGCGCCGCCAGCACTGAGACCGGCATTGCGCTGACGCTGCTTCCCGTCTTCTACGCCCATTCCGGCTTCGGCGCCGCCGCCCCTATCGAGGGCCAGCGCCGTTTCATCAATTCGATCGAGAGCTTCGAGGCGCTGATGGCCGGCTGCCGTACGGTCACGAGCCGCCTGCCCGGCGCCGAACTCGGCATCGCGCCGCATAGCCTGCGCGCCGTGACGCCGGAAGAGCTGGCAAGGCTCGTGCCGATCGCCGGCGATGGGCCGATCCACATCCATGTCGCCGAGCAGGTGAAGGAAGTCGAGGACTGCATCGCCTGGTTGGGTGCCCGGCCGGTGCAATGGCTGCTCGATAATGCGCCCGTCAATGAGCGCTGGTGCCTGATCCATGCCACGCATATGACCGAGGATGAAACCCGGCGCATGGCAAGGAGCGGCGCAGTCGCCGGCCTTTGCCCCATCACCGAGGCCAATCTTGGCGACGGCGTTTTCGCTGCACCGCTCTTCCTCGAAGAAGATGGTCGTTACGGTATTGGTTCGGATTCCAACATCCTGATTTCGGTGCCCGAGGAGTTGCGGCAGCTCGAATATTCGCAGCGCCTGGCGCTGCGTGCCCGCAACGTTATCGCCGAGACCGGCGGTTCGACCGCCCGCATGCTGTTCGACGGCGCTCTGGCGGGCGGTGGCGCGGCTCTCAAGGCACCGGCCGGCCTCGTCGTCGGTAATCACGCCGATATCGTTTCGCTTGATGTGAGTGCGGTGCCCTATGTCTCCGGCGATCGGCTTCTCGATCACTGGACCTTCGCCGGCGGCGTCAAGGTCGATGGTGTCTGGGCGCTGGGCCACAAGCAGGTCGAAGGCGGTCATCATATCAAGCGGGAGGCAATCTCGGCGCGATTCCGCAAGGCGATGGCCGAGCTTATCGATTAA
- the hutI gene encoding imidazolonepropionase, producing MGGNNFSEDGPNDGKENGAAARVWRNGRLASLKEGEARLGTIEKGAILTKGGRIVFAGHEADLPDTSDAEIIDLEGRWVTPGLVDCHTHIVYGGNRAREFEMRLEGASYEEIARAGGGIVSSVNATRALSVDELVATALPRLDTLLSEGVTTIEVKSGYGLNIESELKMLRAARKLGEVRPVRVVTSYLGAHATPVEYKGRNGDYITDVVLPGLKQAHSEGLVDAVDGFCEGIAFSTGEIARVFDLAKSLGIPVKLHAEQLSNLGGAKLAASYGALSADHVEYLDEDGVKAMAAAGTVAVLLPGAFYAINEKQKPPVQALRDAGVSIAIATDSNPGTSPLTSLLLTMNMAATLFRLTVEECIAGATREGARALGLLAETGTLEAGKSADFAIWDVESLAELVYRIGFNPLHAHVFKGKRFNR from the coding sequence ATGGGTGGGAACAATTTTTCCGAAGATGGCCCCAACGATGGCAAGGAAAACGGCGCGGCAGCCCGCGTCTGGCGCAATGGTCGCCTTGCGAGCTTGAAAGAGGGCGAGGCCCGGCTCGGCACGATCGAGAAGGGCGCTATCCTGACCAAGGGCGGCCGTATCGTCTTTGCCGGCCATGAAGCCGATCTGCCTGATACGTCCGATGCTGAAATCATCGATCTCGAAGGGCGCTGGGTGACCCCCGGCCTCGTCGACTGCCACACGCATATCGTCTATGGCGGCAATCGCGCCCGCGAATTCGAGATGCGCCTGGAGGGCGCGAGCTACGAAGAAATCGCCCGCGCCGGCGGCGGCATCGTTTCCTCCGTCAACGCGACGCGGGCGCTATCGGTGGACGAGCTTGTTGCTACCGCTTTGCCGCGCCTCGACACGCTGCTGTCCGAAGGCGTAACGACAATCGAAGTGAAGTCAGGCTACGGCCTCAACATTGAATCCGAGTTGAAGATGCTGCGGGCCGCACGCAAGCTCGGCGAAGTTCGCCCAGTTCGCGTCGTCACCTCCTATCTCGGCGCGCACGCGACCCCGGTGGAGTACAAGGGCCGCAATGGCGATTATATCACTGATGTCGTGCTGCCCGGCCTGAAACAGGCGCATTCCGAAGGTCTTGTCGATGCTGTTGATGGCTTCTGCGAGGGGATTGCCTTTTCGACGGGCGAAATCGCCCGCGTCTTCGATCTTGCCAAATCGCTCGGTATTCCGGTGAAGCTGCATGCCGAACAGCTTTCCAATCTCGGTGGCGCCAAGCTTGCCGCCTCCTATGGTGCACTTTCAGCCGATCATGTCGAATATCTCGATGAGGATGGCGTCAAGGCGATGGCTGCGGCTGGCACGGTTGCCGTGCTGCTGCCTGGTGCCTTCTATGCCATCAACGAGAAGCAGAAGCCGCCGGTTCAGGCCCTGCGTGATGCGGGCGTTTCGATCGCCATCGCCACGGACTCCAATCCCGGTACCTCACCGCTGACCTCGCTGCTGTTGACCATGAACATGGCTGCTACCCTTTTCCGCCTGACGGTCGAGGAATGCATTGCCGGCGCGACGCGCGAAGGCGCTCGCGCCCTTGGTCTCCTCGCCGAAACGGGCACACTCGAGGCCGGCAAGTCGGCCGATTTTGCCATCTGGGATGTCGAAAGCCTGGCGGAGCTCGTCTACCGCATCGGCTTCAATCCCCTCCATGCACATGTTTTCAAGGGAAAGAGGTTCAACCGATGA